A single region of the Chloroflexota bacterium genome encodes:
- a CDS encoding sodium-translocating pyrophosphatase, with protein MDLALVIPIAGIVAVLFAMYLAWDVLRRDTGTKAMQEVGGMIFEGATAFLRRQYQTIAMIAIVAAILVGAVLGGITGDSSLGVKTAIAFLVGAAASALSGIIGMYVAVQSNVRTAAAAQRSLNEAITVSLRGGAVSGFLIVALSLLGVAGIYYLYGHDPISTPATIVGFGFGASFVALFAQLGGGIYTKAADMGADLVGKVEAGIPEDDPRNAAVIADLVGDNVGDCAGRGADLFESTAAENIGAMILGVAIATRTGHAEWVLFPLIVRAFGVFATMIGLLCVPLWGRINRDPDQDPMNALNFGYFIAVGLATLMLFYVTTTELHAVVFFWAGLVGIVTSIAIVFITQFYTAGSWRPVREIADAAQTGPATVIVMGVAVGFETTASTAVAVGIALLAAYGLGSQAAAVVPVAAGQPPLSPAEGGLFGTAVATMGMLMTAAYVLAMDTFGPITDNANGVIEMAGAGGQARDITDRLDAVGNTTKALTKGYAMASAALAAFLLFGAYGDTVREGVCRKLGQPLTTCTYNFSVDLTRVEIFVAALLAVMLVFLFSSLAIRAVSKAASAIIEEVRRQFREEPGIMAGSVRPDYGRAVDITTRAGLREMIAPGMLPIFASLVVGLLFKALHLDAPEAVGALLMVGTIAGIILATVLNNGGGAWDNAKKYIEAGHLRDVGGGVLGKGTQAHAAAVVGDTVGDPFKDTAGPSLHVLVKLLSTITLVLAPLFI; from the coding sequence ATGGATCTTGCCTTGGTGATTCCCATCGCTGGGATCGTGGCGGTACTCTTCGCCATGTATCTCGCGTGGGACGTTCTCCGCCGCGACACCGGCACAAAGGCGATGCAGGAAGTCGGCGGAATGATCTTCGAGGGAGCTACCGCCTTTCTCCGACGGCAGTACCAGACGATCGCGATGATCGCGATCGTCGCAGCCATCCTCGTCGGCGCGGTCCTCGGCGGAATCACCGGCGACTCATCCCTCGGGGTGAAGACCGCGATCGCATTTCTCGTGGGGGCCGCAGCCTCCGCCCTCTCTGGAATCATCGGGATGTACGTCGCGGTGCAGTCCAACGTTCGCACCGCCGCGGCAGCCCAGCGCAGCCTCAACGAGGCGATCACCGTCTCGCTTCGCGGCGGAGCGGTTTCCGGGTTCCTCATCGTCGCCCTGAGCCTCCTGGGCGTCGCGGGCATCTACTACCTCTACGGACACGACCCCATCAGCACTCCCGCGACGATCGTGGGTTTCGGCTTCGGAGCCAGCTTCGTCGCCCTTTTCGCGCAGCTGGGCGGAGGCATCTACACGAAGGCCGCGGACATGGGCGCTGACCTCGTAGGCAAGGTCGAGGCGGGGATCCCCGAGGACGATCCGCGGAACGCCGCCGTCATCGCGGACCTCGTCGGCGACAACGTGGGCGACTGCGCTGGTCGTGGCGCCGACCTCTTCGAATCAACGGCTGCCGAGAATATCGGGGCGATGATCCTGGGCGTTGCCATCGCCACACGAACAGGGCATGCCGAGTGGGTGCTCTTCCCGCTCATCGTCCGCGCCTTTGGCGTCTTCGCGACGATGATCGGGCTCCTGTGCGTGCCGCTGTGGGGAAGGATCAATCGTGACCCCGACCAGGACCCGATGAACGCCCTCAACTTCGGGTACTTCATCGCGGTCGGGCTTGCCACCTTGATGCTCTTCTACGTCACGACGACCGAGCTCCACGCCGTCGTCTTCTTCTGGGCCGGCCTCGTCGGCATTGTCACCAGCATCGCTATCGTCTTCATCACGCAGTTCTACACGGCTGGATCCTGGCGTCCGGTGCGCGAGATCGCGGACGCTGCACAGACGGGACCGGCGACGGTTATCGTCATGGGCGTCGCCGTTGGGTTCGAGACCACCGCGTCCACGGCCGTCGCCGTGGGCATCGCGCTCCTCGCCGCCTACGGCTTGGGCTCCCAGGCGGCCGCGGTGGTTCCGGTCGCCGCCGGCCAGCCGCCGCTGTCACCCGCTGAGGGCGGCCTGTTCGGAACCGCCGTCGCCACGATGGGGATGCTCATGACGGCGGCATACGTGCTGGCGATGGACACGTTCGGGCCCATCACCGACAACGCGAACGGCGTGATCGAGATGGCCGGCGCTGGCGGGCAGGCCCGGGATATCACCGATCGCCTGGACGCGGTCGGCAACACCACCAAGGCTCTCACCAAAGGCTACGCGATGGCCTCGGCGGCGCTGGCCGCGTTCCTGCTGTTCGGCGCGTATGGCGACACCGTGCGCGAGGGCGTTTGTCGCAAGTTGGGCCAACCCCTCACCACCTGCACCTATAACTTCTCGGTAGACCTCACGCGGGTGGAAATCTTCGTCGCCGCGCTTCTCGCGGTCATGCTGGTGTTCCTCTTCAGCTCGCTCGCAATCCGCGCCGTGTCCAAGGCCGCCTCGGCCATCATCGAAGAGGTTCGCCGCCAGTTCCGCGAAGAACCGGGAATCATGGCAGGCTCCGTCCGTCCGGATTACGGCCGGGCCGTCGACATCACGACGCGGGCCGGGCTCCGCGAGATGATTGCGCCGGGCATGCTGCCGATCTTCGCGTCGTTGGTCGTCGGGCTCCTCTTCAAGGCGCTCCATCTCGACGCGCCCGAGGCCGTCGGCGCGTTGCTGATGGTTGGAACGATCGCGGGGATCATCCTCGCCACGGTGCTCAACAACGGCGGCGGCGCATGGGACAATGCGAAGAAGTACATCGAGGCTGGGCACCTGCGCGACGTCGGCGGGGGCGTGCTGGGGAAGGGCACCCAGGCGCACGCCGCGGCCGTCGTGGGTGATACCGTCGGCGATCCGTTCAAAGACACGGCGGGCCCATCGTTGCACGTCCTGGTGAAGCTCTTGAGCACCATCACCCTCGTGCTGGCGCCCCTGTTCATCTAA